From the genome of Atribacterota bacterium:
AGTACCGGGAATACGCTCTGCGTTTAGGAGCCTTTGCGTACCTGGTCAAGGGAAAAGACCTGGACGAACTCTATCAGACCCTGCGTTTAGCAGGACAATTACAGGATTTTCTGTAAGTATCGTTCCAGCTTGTCCTCGGTCAATTCACCGATTTCTTCCTGGACAATGGTACCACAGCGGTTAAAAAAGAATGAGTGCGGCACACCAGATACACCATACATCGAATAGACTCTGGTTTCCAGTGTATCAATCAGGACAGGGTGGGTGAGCGAAGCATTTTGCACAAACTGCCGTAGATCCATTATATTACTTCCCCCGATGTAACCGACACCAATGACTACAAACTCATGGGTGTCTTTATACTTTTGATACGCTGCCTCAAGTAGGGGCGCTTCATTGATACAGTGAGGACAATTAGGGGTAAAAAAGGTGAGAAGAACTGGCTTTCCAAGGTAGTCACTGAGGGTGAGCGTTCCTCCATTCAGTAAAGGAAGAGTAAAATCTTTTTCTTTCATATCTGATGGACAGCTTGGCGTAGGGGATGGTGTTGGTACAGTACTGAAACAACCAGCCAGAAAAGTGAGAAGCACAAGAATACCGAAGACCAAAAAGTATGCTTTTTTCATGATTGACGCCCCTTTACCTATTGAATTACTTTTCTTTTACGCCTTTCCTTCAGGAAAGTTCACCATTACCAAGCAGGTTTTCGACCTTTAAAAAAGCCAAAAAACCAGGTCTTTTCTCCATCGGAAAAAAGGTATACAATATGAAAGCCATGAGAGAGAAAGTGCTCCATATCCGAAAGGCGCAAGAAAGCGATTTACCGCAGATAACCGAGATTTACAACCAGGCCGTACTCTACACCACAGCCACATTCCATCTTTTTCCTCGTTCTCTTGAAGAGCAAAAAACCTGGTACAGGGCACACAACGAAAAGTATCCCCTGATTGTAGCCGAAGAAAATGGCCTTCTGGTGGCCTGGGCGTGCCTGAGCCCTTATTCAGATCGGGAAGGGTACCAATATACGGTA
Proteins encoded in this window:
- a CDS encoding TlpA disulfide reductase family protein is translated as MKKAYFLVFGILVLLTFLAGCFSTVPTPSPTPSCPSDMKEKDFTLPLLNGGTLTLSDYLGKPVLLTFFTPNCPHCINEAPLLEAAYQKYKDTHEFVVIGVGYIGGSNIMDLRQFVQNASLTHPVLIDTLETRVYSMYGVSGVPHSFFFNRCGTIVQEEIGELTEDKLERYLQKIL
- a CDS encoding N-acetyltransferase family protein, giving the protein MKAMREKVLHIRKAQESDLPQITEIYNQAVLYTTATFHLFPRSLEEQKTWYRAHNEKYPLIVAEENGLLVAWACLSPYSDREGYQYTVSDSIYVREEFRRQRIGYELLSYLLEEAKGLGYHSVVAFIARENIPSIRLHEKLGFELRGILKEVGFKFQKWVDICIYQKMISPFD